Proteins found in one Magnolia sinica isolate HGM2019 chromosome 5, MsV1, whole genome shotgun sequence genomic segment:
- the LOC131246569 gene encoding kinesin-like protein KIN-12F, with the protein MAQAVAEENEAIATESRQIVEARKNYAEEEEVKLLEKSVEELEYTVNVLENKVEIVKGEAERPWLQREELEGDLTETVHVLIVDIVHGYNYF; encoded by the exons ATGGCACAAGCTGTTGCTGAAGAAAATGAAGCAATTGCTACAGAATCTCGACAG ATAGTTGAGGCAAGGAAGAACTATGCTGAAGAGGAGGAGGTGAAGCTATTAGAGAAGTCTGTGGAAGAGCTAGAATATACTGTAAATGTATTGGAAAACAAG gTGGAGATTGTCAAAGGAGAGGCTGAAAGGCCATGGTTGCAGAGAGAGGAGCTAGAAGGGGACCttactgaaacagttcatgtgCTGATTGTTGATATTGTGCATGGATATAATtacttttga
- the LOC131246568 gene encoding chalcone synthase 2-like has translation MSTVSIVQIRKAQRAEGPATVLAIGTATPSNEVIQADYPDYYFRITKSEHMTELKEKFKRMCDKSMIRKRYMHLTEELLKENPNMCEYMAPSLDARQDMVVVEVPKLGKEAATKAIKEWGHPKSKITHLIFCTTSGVDMPGADYQLTKLLGLRPSVKRYMMYQQGCFAGGTVLRLAKDLAENNAGARVLVVCSEITAVTFRGPSDTHLDSLVGQALFGDGAAAVIVGADPNPSEKPLFQLVSVAQTILPDSDGAIDGHLREVGLTFHLLKDVPGLISKNIEKSLVEAFEPLGINDWNSIFWIAHPGGPAILDQVETKLNLKAEKMRATRHVLSEYGNMSSACVLFILDEMRKKSVEEGKTTTGEGLDWGVLFGFGPGLTVETVVLHSLPLTT, from the exons ATGTCGACGGTGTCGATCGTTCAGATCAGGAAGGCCCAGCGAGCGGAGGGCCCCGCCACGGTGCTGGCCATCGGCACTGCCACACCGTCCAATGAGGTGATCCAGGCCGACTATCCGGACTACTACTTCAGGATCACGAAGAGCGAACACATGACCGAGCTCAAGGAGAAATTCAAGCGAATGT GCGATAAATCAATGATCCGAAAACGTTACATGCACCTGACTGAGGAACTACTCAAGGAGAACCCCAACATGTGTGAGTACATGGCCCCCTCCCTCGACGCCCGTCAGGACATGGTCGTCGTCGAAGTTCCAAAGCTCGGTAAGGAAGCTGCGACAAAGGCCATAAAGGAGTGGGGCCACCCcaaatctaagatcacccacctaatCTTCTGCACCACGAGTGGCGTCGACATGCCTGGTGCTGACTACCAGCTCACCAAGCTACTCGGTCTCCGTCCATCTGTCAAACGCTACATGATGTATCAACAAGGTTGCTTTGCTGGTGGCACGGTTCTCCGTCTTGCAAAGGACCTCGCCGAGAACAATGCCGGTGCACGTGTTCTTGTTGTGTGCTCTGAGATCACAGCCGTCACTTTCCGCGGCCCATCTGACACACATCTTGATAGTCTTGTAGGTCAGGCACTGTTTGGAGATGGTGCAGCTGCAGTGATCGTTGGGGCTGATCCTAACCCCTCCGAGAAACCGCTCTTCCAACTTGTGTCGGTCGCACAAACCATACTACCTGATTCGGATGGTGCGATTGATGGGCATTTACgtgaggtgggcctcacattccATCTGCTCAAGGATGTCCCCGGGCTCATATCAAAGAACATTGAGAAGAGCCTAGTGGAGGCGTTTGAGCCACTTGGAATCAACGACTGGAATTCAATCTTTTGGATCGCGCACCCAGGTGGGCCAGCGATCCTTGATCAAGTGGAGACGAAGCTGAATCTAAAGGCGGAGAAGATGCGGGCCACGAGGCACGTGTTAAGCGAGTATGGGAATATGTCGAGTGCATGTGTTCTATTTATTTTGGATGAGATGAGAAAGAAATCTGTAGAGGAAGGGAAGACGACGACTGGAGAAGGACTGGATTGGGGTGTGCTGTTCGGGTTTGGGCCTGGTCTGACCGTTGAGACTGTGGTCTTGCATAGCCTTCCTTTAACTACCTAA